Proteins found in one Methanospirillum hungatei JF-1 genomic segment:
- a CDS encoding ATP-binding protein → MTDLKLPIGIQSFVEIRTGGYVYVDKTSFISSLVRSGKYYFLSRPRRFGKSLLIDTFHCAFSGERCLFSGLYLDTPDAAWDWSRKNPVLKIDWSLSSPRTGEELKTRIHEILSAWAREWDFEPFETTIGGRFSAIIREIHEKTGEQVVILVDEYDKPILDVLEDPSRAAEMRDVLRDFYAVIKPLDSHIRFVFLTGVSKFVKTGIFSGLNNLKDITLDRRYSSLCGYTEENIRDDFSSWFAICDPKLVREWYNGYSWTGESVYNPFDILLYFDSDLFKPYWFETGTPSFFLKLWQSQPRIPAEYEGLIAGDDLLGSFDPDQIRLETLLFQAGYLTIKSWTSNPEEGTWYTLGFPNREVKESFNKSILNLLRKDATPLSFPDIRKLLGSGNVDGFHRQLKSFLASIPHDRFRKNPLAQFEGYWASLVYSYLASLGYEIIPEDTTNKGRIDLTVKTASYTWIFEFKVKGIDKTGDLSPLEQIQNRGYSEKYRSDKRQLIEIGIVFDPETRNIDEYSFHIPKIST, encoded by the coding sequence ATGACTGACCTGAAATTACCCATCGGTATCCAATCTTTTGTTGAAATCAGGACCGGTGGGTATGTGTATGTTGATAAAACCTCTTTTATATCTTCACTTGTCAGATCAGGTAAATATTATTTCCTCTCCCGTCCCCGTCGGTTTGGAAAAAGTCTATTGATAGATACATTTCATTGTGCTTTTTCCGGAGAACGGTGTTTGTTCTCGGGGTTATATCTGGATACGCCGGATGCTGCCTGGGACTGGAGCAGAAAAAACCCGGTTCTGAAAATTGACTGGTCATTATCTTCTCCCCGAACTGGAGAGGAGTTAAAAACCCGGATCCATGAGATTCTCTCTGCCTGGGCAAGGGAATGGGATTTTGAGCCTTTTGAAACAACCATAGGTGGGCGATTCTCTGCCATCATCCGGGAAATTCACGAAAAAACCGGAGAACAGGTAGTAATCCTGGTGGATGAGTATGACAAACCAATTCTCGATGTTCTTGAGGATCCATCCCGGGCGGCTGAGATGCGTGACGTCCTGCGTGATTTTTATGCGGTAATCAAACCTCTGGATTCTCATATTCGATTTGTCTTTCTCACCGGAGTATCTAAATTCGTTAAAACCGGGATTTTTTCCGGACTAAATAATTTGAAAGACATCACGCTTGACCGAAGGTATTCTTCACTCTGTGGGTATACAGAAGAAAATATCAGGGATGATTTCTCGTCATGGTTTGCAATATGTGATCCAAAACTCGTCCGTGAATGGTATAACGGGTATTCCTGGACTGGTGAGTCTGTATATAATCCCTTTGATATTCTGCTCTATTTTGATTCAGATCTTTTCAAGCCATATTGGTTTGAAACCGGAACGCCATCTTTTTTTTTAAAACTCTGGCAATCACAGCCAAGAATCCCGGCAGAATATGAAGGGCTCATAGCCGGGGATGATCTGCTTGGGTCTTTTGATCCTGACCAGATCCGGCTTGAAACCCTTCTCTTTCAGGCAGGGTATCTTACGATCAAATCCTGGACCAGTAATCCGGAGGAAGGAACATGGTATACCCTTGGTTTCCCGAATAGGGAAGTGAAAGAATCATTTAATAAAAGCATTCTCAATCTTCTCAGAAAGGATGCTACACCCCTATCATTTCCTGATATCCGAAAACTTCTTGGTTCTGGGAATGTTGATGGGTTTCATCGCCAATTAAAATCTTTTTTGGCTTCGATTCCTCATGACAGGTTTAGAAAAAATCCTCTTGCACAATTTGAAGGGTACTGGGCAAGTCTGGTCTATTCATACCTTGCAAGTCTTGGATATGAGATAATCCCGGAAGATACCACAAACAAGGGTCGCATTGATCTGACGGTTAAAACTGCATCATATACCTGGATCTTTGAATTTAAGGTGAAAGGGATCGACAAAACCGGAGACTTAAGTCCTCTCGAGCAAATACAGAACCGGGGATATTCTGAGAAATACCGTTCTGATAAAAGACAATTAATAGAAATTGGGATTGTTTTTGATCCTGAAACGAGAAATATTGATGAGTACTCGTTTCACATACCAAAAATTTCAACCTGA
- a CDS encoding phosphoglycerate kinase — MGTYSKIKGLSDVDISGKTVLLRVDFNSPIDPQAGVILDDKRFREILYTIKALDKAKTVIITHQSRPGKKDFTSLVSHAHRLSELLGKEVRFVDDIFGTCARDAVRNAKVGDVIMLENVRFNAEENLKLSGEESAKTVLVKNLARMGDLFINDAFGTAHRSQPTIVGLPEVLPAIAGLLMEREVENLSRVFSGAPRPVTFILGGTKVDDSIDVARHVLTNGIADNVLAVGVVANIFLAAKGYSIGKPSMDLIEQLGYIGQIEIAKDILSRFGEKIVVPEHVAIKKEGARVEMHVRDIPSDCPILDLGSEGLIPCLDVIKRSRTVVLNGPAGLFEESDYSFGTYEIIKAAAEAEFSVVGGGHTAAVIEKMGYDRKFTHISTGGGACIEFLTGKKLPAIAALEKSAERFT; from the coding sequence ATGGGCACATATTCAAAAATTAAAGGATTATCTGACGTTGATATTTCAGGAAAGACAGTTCTGCTCAGGGTTGATTTTAATTCACCAATCGATCCCCAGGCCGGAGTTATCCTTGATGATAAGCGCTTTCGTGAAATTCTGTATACGATAAAAGCATTGGACAAGGCAAAAACCGTCATCATCACTCATCAGAGCAGACCTGGAAAAAAGGATTTTACTTCTCTTGTCTCCCATGCTCACCGACTTTCAGAACTCCTGGGAAAAGAGGTCAGATTTGTTGATGATATCTTTGGAACATGTGCCCGGGATGCTGTCCGCAATGCAAAAGTTGGCGATGTTATCATGCTGGAAAATGTCCGGTTCAATGCAGAAGAGAACCTGAAACTATCCGGTGAGGAGTCAGCAAAGACCGTTCTTGTGAAAAACCTTGCACGAATGGGCGATCTCTTCATCAATGATGCATTTGGTACTGCACACCGGTCCCAGCCAACCATTGTCGGCCTTCCGGAAGTGCTCCCTGCCATAGCCGGACTCCTTATGGAACGGGAAGTTGAAAACCTCTCACGAGTTTTCAGTGGTGCTCCCCGGCCGGTGACATTCATCCTTGGCGGAACAAAGGTTGATGATTCAATCGATGTTGCCAGACATGTACTCACGAACGGCATCGCTGATAACGTCCTTGCGGTCGGTGTGGTTGCTAACATTTTCCTTGCCGCCAAAGGGTACAGCATCGGAAAACCTTCGATGGACCTGATTGAACAACTCGGATACATTGGACAGATCGAAATCGCGAAAGATATCCTTTCCAGGTTCGGTGAAAAGATCGTCGTTCCTGAACATGTCGCGATAAAAAAAGAGGGTGCCAGGGTTGAGATGCATGTCCGTGATATCCCATCAGACTGCCCTATTCTGGATCTTGGATCTGAAGGGCTCATACCCTGCCTTGATGTTATTAAAAGATCCCGCACCGTTGTATTAAATGGTCCGGCCGGTCTTTTTGAAGAGTCTGATTACTCATTCGGAACATATGAAATAATTAAAGCTGCAGCAGAAGCTGAGTTTTCCGTCGTCGGGGGAGGACATACTGCCGCTGTCATTGAAAAGATGGGATATGATAGAAAGTTCACCCACATCTCAACCGGTGGCGGTGCATGCATAGAATTTTTAACCGGCAAGAAACTACCAGCTATAGCTGCCCTGGAAAAAAGTGCTGAACGGTTTACATAG